A part of Miscanthus floridulus cultivar M001 chromosome 6, ASM1932011v1, whole genome shotgun sequence genomic DNA contains:
- the LOC136456746 gene encoding uncharacterized protein: MSSHIVNSSQDEAKKWVKFCSDFTASDGKQHALLDNLNQDLSQKSVLLGDGFKISAVDNDVFATVHPFVIRVSDSELPKYPHVLRWMDYIQNTVGSGSTLQKINVVKSVFDPPSHPKKADKGDAESSSKKAISGQKTADKSNGSADSKKPAGETKPPENKENPTAAGNNKTSGEKKKEKEKSAGKTAEKAPEKVADKESECNISILNIQVGLIRKAWKHPSADSLLVEEIDLGDGNMRQVVSGLAKYCSPDDLTNRHVVLITNVKPGKLRDVMSAGLVLCASTEDHTAVEPLIPPEGAKIGERISFAGFDGKPEDVLNPKKKQLDKTTPHLRTDENGIATFKGVPFTTSAGPCRSSIRNGNVK; this comes from the exons ATGTCTTCACATATTGTGAACTCGTCTCAGGATGAG GCGAAGAAATGGGTGAAATTTTGCAGTGATTTTACTGCAAGTGATGGAAAACAGCACGCATTGCTTGATAATCTGAATCAGGATTTGTCCCAGAAGTCTGTACTACTGGGTGATGGTTTTAAAATATCAGCTGTTGAtaatgatgtgtttgcaactgTTCATCCTTTTGTG attcgtgttaGTGACAGCGAGTTGCCGAAATATCCACATGTATTGCGGTGGATGGACTACATTCAG AACACTGTTGGTTCTGGTTCAACTTTGCAAAAGATAAATGTGGTCAAGTCTGTCTTTGATCCACCTTCT CATCCAAAGAAAGCTGATAAAGGAGATGCTGAATCAAGTTCGAAGAAAGCCATTTCTGGACAGAAGACTGCTGACAAGTCAAATGGAAGTGCTGACTCAAAGAAACCTGCAGGGGAG ACTAAGCCTCCTGAAAATAAGGAGAATCCTACTGCTGCGGGGAACAACAAAACCTCTGgggagaaaaagaaagagaaagagaaatcAGCAGGAAAAACAGCAGAGAAAGCTCCAGAGAAAGTTGCAGACAAGGAATCAGAGTGCAATATCAGTATCCTGAATATACAGGTTGGCCTTATCCGTAAAGCATGGAAGCACCCATCTGCTGACAG CCTTTTGGTTGAGGAGATAGATTTGGGAGATGGTAATATGCGTCAAGTTGTTAGTGGTCTTGCGAAGTACTGCAGCCCGGATGATCTAACT AATCGGCATGTTGTCTTGATCACGAATGTGAAGCCTGGGAAGCTGCGGGATGTTATGTCTGCTGGATTG GTCCTGTGTGCTTCAACTGAAGATCATACTGCTGTGGAGCCTTTGATTCCTCCAGAAGGAGCCAAGATTGGAGAACGTATTTCATTTGCTGG GTTTGATGGGAAGCCTGAAGATGTTCTAAATCCAAAGAAAAAGCAGCTGGACAAGACTACCCCG CATCTTCGTACCGACGAGAATGGAATTGCTACATTCAAAGGTGTACCCTTTACTACATCAGCTGGCCCATGTAGATCTTCGATTCGCAACGGAAATGTTAAGTGA